A region from the Haliaeetus albicilla chromosome 16, bHalAlb1.1, whole genome shotgun sequence genome encodes:
- the C16H1orf232 gene encoding uncharacterized protein C1orf232 homolog isoform X1 has protein sequence MTQGFWRIYKAKVLQTLGGTRADGALQEEGDPPELMETAETPRLMEEGPSPVSQLARKVQGVGARGWRTLSSLFTSEDEHQLLSPESCADHPLATSPPEPPPSEKAPGFWDLFATKWQQVSGPDKAVPPPEPGESPGEPPGDDGSDLREPEEGAFRWGFLAGKLAEIRNKNAPKGN, from the exons ATGACCCAGGGCTTCTGGAGGATCTACAAGGCCAAAGTGCTGCAGACACTGGGGGGGACGCGGGCGGACGGAGCGCTGCAGGAGGAG GGAGACCCCCCCGAGCTGATGGAGACGGCCGAGACACCCAGGCTGATGGAGGAGGGACCCAGCCCCGTGTCCCAGCTGGCGaggaag GTGCAGGGGGTGGGTGCCCGGGGCTGGCGGACACTTTCGTCCCTCTTCACCAGCGAGGATGAGCACCAGCTGCTCAGCCCAGAGTCCTGCGCAGACCA CCCGCTGGCCACCTCGCCGCCCGAGCCACCCCCCTCCGAGAAGGCACCCGGCTTTTGGGATCTCTTTGCTACCAAGTGGCAGCAGGTGTCGGGGCCGGACAAGGCGGTGCCCCCCCCGGAACCGGGTGAGAGCCCCGGGGAGCCGCCGGGTGACGATGGCAGCGACCTGCGGGAGCCAGAGGAAGGGGCCTTCCGCTGGGGCTTCTTGGCTGGCAAACTGGCCGAAATCAGGAACAAGAATGCCCCCAAGGGCAACTAG
- the C16H1orf232 gene encoding uncharacterized protein C1orf232 homolog isoform X2, which yields METAETPRLMEEGPSPVSQLARKVQGVGARGWRTLSSLFTSEDEHQLLSPESCADHPLATSPPEPPPSEKAPGFWDLFATKWQQVSGPDKAVPPPEPGESPGEPPGDDGSDLREPEEGAFRWGFLAGKLAEIRNKNAPKGN from the exons ATGGAGACGGCCGAGACACCCAGGCTGATGGAGGAGGGACCCAGCCCCGTGTCCCAGCTGGCGaggaag GTGCAGGGGGTGGGTGCCCGGGGCTGGCGGACACTTTCGTCCCTCTTCACCAGCGAGGATGAGCACCAGCTGCTCAGCCCAGAGTCCTGCGCAGACCA CCCGCTGGCCACCTCGCCGCCCGAGCCACCCCCCTCCGAGAAGGCACCCGGCTTTTGGGATCTCTTTGCTACCAAGTGGCAGCAGGTGTCGGGGCCGGACAAGGCGGTGCCCCCCCCGGAACCGGGTGAGAGCCCCGGGGAGCCGCCGGGTGACGATGGCAGCGACCTGCGGGAGCCAGAGGAAGGGGCCTTCCGCTGGGGCTTCTTGGCTGGCAAACTGGCCGAAATCAGGAACAAGAATGCCCCCAAGGGCAACTAG
- the ZNF593 gene encoding zinc finger protein 593 codes for MSPRNGRRTGAHRAHSLARQLKTKRRRRDLDEIHGDLRPENAARLLRQEPDPDLPGCAQFYCLHCARYFVDLTSMKEHFRSKVHKKRLKQLREAPYTQEEAERAAGMGSYIPPKKVEVQTQPLEEVVEMEASS; via the exons ATGTCACCGCGCAATGGCCGCCGTACCGGGGCTCACCGGGCGCACTCGTTGGCCCGGCAGTTGAAGACGAAGCGGCGCCGACGAGACCTGGATGAGATTCACGGGGACCTACGGCCCGAGAACGCTGCTCGGTTGCTGCGGCAGGAACCCGACCCCGACCTGCCCGGCTGCGCCCAGTTCTACTGCCTGCACTGCGC gcgCTACTTCGTGGACCTGACCAGCATGAAGGAGCACTTCAGGTCCAAGGTGCACAAGAAGAG GCTGAAGCAGCTGCGGGAGGCACCGTATACACAGGAGGAGGCTGAGCGCGCCGCCGGCATGGGCTCCTACATCCCCCCGAAGAAGGTGGAAGTGCAGACCCAACCGCTCGAGGAAGTCGTCGAGATGGAGGCATCCAGCTGA
- the CNKSR1 gene encoding connector enhancer of kinase suppressor of ras 1 gives MEPVGAWSPARAAAWLRGLDAAVQGYPFEAWGLSGLDLLGLSAGALEALGVRRLGHQELLLEAVEQLRALDTGLASTSLRTLTERLRELAQGTQSLVLGGLPAGADHRPPPLTLLAQIVDLVGAAKGLFSWLNRYLFSTLNDFSASRDIVLLCVQLAETLQADCPAAERDSRILWICQHIVGICESIVGCSPPALLDRRAVLQCVGLALPPGLQGSPPMSPDSLSLPRGLWGSPPASPDTPKLPPSPWGSTPPSPDTLTLPSAPVGSPPPLLTTLLGFNITSTSSCLHFVSAATSEVLAVHGGHILPGDEIVQVNEQVVVGWTRVNLAKKLLEKASGVTLVLKKIPLDLPSSPTSPRQQLPGAFLDAADHPGTRSGECPGSPVSLTSSTAADLDSGPDSAPDLITDEEDGGEERDLRLPGATVEELPGLPGHGAAEEVTWEGDTSSGTPCSLGTLAATGPCATVLSPTPAPTAGTGGAESSRLPGEGSPQTGHRPKGVATRLSRRRVSCRDLGRVDCDGWLLKKKDHVGFMAQKWKRCWFVLKGHTLYWYHHPNDEKAAGLINVATYDLESTREQKKKYVFQLSHQRYKPFIFAAETLADLSMWVSHLITAKTKYTLAHQSVPDREEDCYSETEAEDPDDESPRQACDSPKKRLPSSSNAPEKAQLFPASGEPSSAASSPQGSPRPCSPTDPAGEDLECLMQCLKQGGVSLIGRQRFLTQEQCRKSFIRRNKNPHINEKVHVVRALQSTLKAKLVELQALEQLLSDAALTSEKFTRWKEEHQELYQELREWWARQQGQDGDGGLGAEHSTPKEAAEP, from the exons ATGGAACCCGTGGGTGCCTGGAGCCCCGCGCGGGCAGCCGCTTGGCTCCGAG ggctGGATGCGGCCGTACAGGGGTACCCCTTCGAGGCCTGGGGGCTGTCGGGGCTCGACCTGCTGGGGCTGTCGGCGGGGGCACTGGAGGCACTGGGAGTGCGGCGCTTGGggcaccaggagctgctgctggaggcggTGGAGCAGCTCCGAGCCCTG gacACAGGGCTGGCGAGCACCAGCCTGCGGACGCTGACGGAGAGGCTGCGGGAGCTGGCGCAGGGCACCCAGAgcctggtgctgggggggctgccggcgggGGCTGACCACCGGCCACCCCCCCTCACCCTCCTGGCCCAAATCGTCGACCTGGTCGGTGCTGCCAAGGGGCTCTTCTCCTGGCTCAACAG gTACCTCTTCTCCACCCTCAATGACTTTTCGGCCAGCCGGGACATCGTCCTGCTCTGCGTCCAGCTGGCAGAGACGCTGCAGGCG gatTGTCCTGCAGCTGAGAGGGACAGCCGGATCCTGTGGATT TGCCAGCACATCGTGGGCATCTGCGAGAGCATCgtgggctgcagccccccggcGCTGCTGGATCGCAGGGCTGTGCTTCAGTGCGTGGGGCTGGCGCTACCCCCCGGCCTGCAGGGCAGCCCCCCGATGTCCCCCGACAGCCTGTCGCTGCCCCGTGGCCTAtggggcagccccccagcaTCCCCTGACACCCCAaagctgccccccagcccgtgggggAGCACCCCGCCGTCCCCTGACACCCTGACGCTGCCCTCTGCCCCCGTGGGGAGCCCCCCGCCACTCCTCACCACCCTGCTG ggcttcAACAtcacttccaccagctcctgcctgcactTCGTGTCCGCAGCCACCTCGGAG gTCTTGGCCGTCCACGGGGGCCACATCCTGCCCGGAGACGAGATCGTGCAGGTCAATGAGCAGGTCGTG GTGGGTTGGACACGCGTCAACCTGGCGaagaagctgctggagaagGCGAGCGGGGTGACGCTGGTGCTCAAGAAGATCCCCCTCGACCTGCCCAGCTCACCCACCTCTCCCAGGCAGCAG CTCCCGGGAGCATTTTTGGATGCCGCGGATCACCCCGGCACCAGGAGCGGCGAGTGCCCGGGCAGCCCCGTGTCCCTGACCTCCAG cactgctgccgACTTGGACTCAGGGCCAGACTCAGCACCGGACCTCATCACTGACGAAGAGGACGGAGGGGAAGAGCGGGACTTGAGGCTGCCCGGGGCGACCGTGgaggagctgccagggctgcccGGCCACG GTGCTGCGGAGGAGGTGACGTGGGAGGGTGACACCTCATCGGGCACCCCGTGCTCCCTGGGCACCCTTGCTGCCACCGGACCTTGTGCCACAGTGCTCAGCCCCACGCCAGCCCCCACGGCAGGGACTGGGGGTGCAGAGTCCAGCCGGCTCCCTGGGGAG GGCAGTCCCCAGACAGGACACAGACCAAAAG GAGTGGCGACCAGGCTGAGCCGCCGGCGGGTCTCGTGCCGGGACCTGGGCCGGGTGGACTGCGATGGCTGGCTCCTGAAGAAGAAGGACCACGTGGGCTTCATGGCCCAGAAGTGGAAGCGGTGCTGGTTTGTGCTGAAGGGCCACACACTCTACTGGTACCACCACCCCAAC GATGAGAAGGCTGCGGGACTCATCAACGTGGCCACCTATGACCTGGAGAGCACTAGGgagcagaagaagaaata TGTGTTCCAGCTCTCCCATCAGAGGTACAAGCCCTTCATCTTCGCCGCAGAAACACTGGCTGATTTGAGCAT gTGGGTCAGTCACCTAATAACAGCCAAAACAAAGTACACGCTGGCCCACCAGTCGGTCCCGGACAGGGAGGAAG ACTGCTACAGCGAGACAGAAGCTGAGGACCCCGATGATGAGTCCCCCAGGCAGGCATGCGACTCG CCAAAGAAGAGGTTGCCCTCTTCTTCAAATGCCCCGGAGAAAGCCCAGCTCTTCCCAGCCAGCGGCGAACCCAGCAGCGcagccagcagcccccagggcagcccccggcCCTGCTCGCCCACGG ACCCCGCCGGGGAGGATCTCGAGTGCCTGATGCAGTGCCTGAAGCAGGGTGGGGTGTCCCTCATCGGGCGGCAGCGGTTCCTGACACAGGAGCAGTGCCGCAAGTCCTTCATCCGACGCAACAAGAACCCCCACATCAACGAGAAGGTGCACGTGGTGCGAGCCCTGCAGAGCACGCTCAAG GCGAAGCTGGTGGAGCTGCAGGCTCTGGAGCAGCTGCTCAGCGATGCTGCGCTCACCTCGGAGAAGTTCACGCGCTGGAAGGAAGAGCACCAAGAGCTGTACCAGGAGCTGCGGGAGTGGTGGGCACGGCAGCAGGGCCAGGATGGCGACGGGGGGCTCGGGGCTGAGCACAGCACCCCTAAAGAGGCAGCCGAACCCTGA
- the CEP85 gene encoding centrosomal protein of 85 kDa isoform X1, which produces MAALEKHPDLRLQQYNPSDPSTSQKSNFLETDWKTPMLSVKFQSRVSRCSSVADSGDGGIGTSCSDSTEGDDFCNSSNGSSFQPIKTQVTIPTAHVMPSTLGASPSKLCSAGDQSCSQSTSKTAVPGSASEHTGLMRNGDFNAGKSSQVPPRDLLRLYGTSGENGFEQSWHPVSDHMRTEDTWKFDTPAIEHTLNQSLFLDSLCTDPLRRFQKFNPNSGAAEAGKDHYKVLPESKQVAGANGVCEPQDGTWPSGSRLMPTGLQANNFFSKPVNPSSRAWMQEACTLHPHESVCELSAWKQQLEKVRLQIEQMQLQNGGVCHHPSMYSASLPTPDPAQWINILNSNENLLKEKELLIDRQRQHISQLEQKVRESELQVHSALLGCPAPYGDVYMLRMQELQRENTFLRAQFTEKTESLSKEKIELERKLAAAEVDAKLIRESLKETMQKHAEELKKQEERVKGRDKHINNLKKKCQKESEQNRERQQRIETLERYLADLPTLEDHQKQSQKLKESELKSTAMQETVLALETELGDVRAAFREQEMQLETQKHKELELLSTVRSLQDKVQQCVKNAERGPSAQDGERQKIENDSLKKECDCLRKIVDKQQKKMEQLSLQVKNLEEQVAQEEGTSQALKEEAMRRENALQQLRTAVKELSAQNQDLIEKNLTLQERLRQAELITQPLPAETARLTQELHSELASCLQDLQSVYSIVTQRAQGKDPNLSLLLGIRSVQYSTKEKDDLLSPDGLAKKLVEVKQLHKEVEDLRTAISDRYAQDMGDNCITQ; this is translated from the exons ATGGCTGCTCTTGAGAAACATCCAGACCTGAGACTCCAGCAGTACAATCCATCAG atccCAGCACCAGTCAGAAGAGTAATTTCTTGGAGACTGACTGGAAGACACCTATGTTGTCTGTGAAGTTCCAGAGCCGTGTCAGTCGCTGTTCAAGTGTGGccgacagcggggatgggggCATTGgaacctcctgctcagacagcaCAGAAGGTGATG ACTTCTGCAATTCCAGTAACGGTTCCTCATTCCAGCCCATCAAAACCCAAGTGACCATCCCAACAGCCCATGTTATGCCTTCTACGTTGGGTGCCTCGCCCTCcaagctgtgctctgcaggagACCAGAGCTGTTCCCAGAGTACTTCAAAAACTGCTGTGCCAGGATCTGCTTCTGAACACACAGGGCTCATGAGAAATGGAGATTTTAATGCCGGGAAGTCTTCTCAGGTGCCACCCAGGGATCTCTTGCGTCTCTACGGGACTTCAGGGGAAAATGGTTTTGAGCAATCCTGGCATCCTGTTTCTGATCACATGAGAACAGAAGATACTTGGAAGTTTGACACCCCTGCCATTGAGCACACCCTTAACCAGTCTCTCTTTCTGGATAGTTTGTGCACTGACCCTCTCCGCAGGTTCCAGAAGTTCAATCCAAACTCTGGGGCAGCTGAGGCAGGAAAGGACCATTATAAGGTGCTGCCAGAGAGTAAGCAAGTGGCAGGGGCTAATGGTGTCTGTGAGCCCCAAGACGGAACATGGCCGAGCGGGAGCAGACTGATGCCAACGGGACTCCAGGCCaacaatttcttttcaaaacctgTAAATCCTTCATCTCGAGCATGGATGCAAGAAGCCTGCACGCTACATCCGCACGAGAGCGTCTGCGAGCTTAGTGCttggaaacagcagctggagaaagtgCGATTGCAAATAGAGCAAATGCAG TTACAAAATGGAGGCGTCTGCCACCATCCCTCAATGTATTCTGCTTCGCTGCCTACACCTGATCCAGCTCAGTGGATCAATATCCTGAACTCCAATGAAAACCTACTCAAGGAGAAAGAGCTCCTCATTGACAG acaaAGACAACACATATCCCAGTTGGAGCAGAAGGTCCGGGAAAGTGAACTGCAGGTTCACAGTGCCCTGCTTGGCTGTCCGGCACCCTATGGAGATGTCTACATGTTGAGAATGCAG gagctgcagcGGGAGAACACGTTTCTTCGAGCACAGTTCACAGAGAAGACTGAATCCCTCAGTAAGGAAAAGATTGAATTGGAGAGAAAActtgctgctgcagaggtggATGCAAAGCTGATCCGGGAGTCACTGAAAGAAACTATGCAGAAACATGCGGAGGAGttaaagaaacaggaagaaagg GTAAAGGGAAGAGACAAACACATTAATAATCTCAAAAAGAAATGCCAGAAGGAATCTGAACAAAACAGGGAGAGACAACAGAGAATCGAGACCCTGGAACGATACCTGGCTGATCTACCAACCCTTGAGGACCACCAGAAACAGAGTCAGAAG CTGAAGGAATCTGAACTGAAGAGTACTGCTATGCAGGAAACAGTGCTGGCACTGGAAACAGAGCTTGGAGATGTCCGGGCTGCTTTCAGGGAGCAAGAGATGCAGCTAGAAACCCAAAAACACAAGGAGCTGGAGCTTCTTTCCACTGTGCGCAG CTTGCAGGACAAGGTGCAGCAGTGTGTAAAGAATGCAGAGAGAGGACCCTCTGCCCAGGATGGGGAGagacagaaaatagaaaatgactCTCTGAAGAAAGAATGCGACTGCCTCAGAAAG ATTGTGGACAAACAGCAGAAGAAGATGGAGCAGTTGTCCTTGCAAGTAAAG AACCTGGAAGAACAGGTGGCCCAGGAAGAGGGGACAAGCCAAGCTTTGAAAGAGGAGGCGATGAGGAGAGAAAATGCACTGCAGCAGCTCCGGACTGCTGTGAAAGAG CTTTCAGCGCAGAACCAGGATCTCATTGAGAAGAACCTGACCCTTCAGGAACGACTGCGGCAGGCAGAGCTAATaacccagcccctgcctgctgaGACAGCCCGCCTCACCCAGGAGTTGCACAGCGAGCTGGCCAGTTGTCTGCAGGATTTGCAGTCTGTCTACAGCATTGTCACTCAGAGGGCTCAGGGCAAGGATCCCAACCTCTCTCTGCTCCTGGGCATTCGCT CTGTTCAGTACTCCACTAAGGAGAAAGATGACTTGCTGAGCCCTGATGGACTTGCAAAGAAACTGGTGGAGGTAAAACAGCTTCACAAAGAGGTGGAGGACTTAAGGACGGCAATATCTGACAGATATGCTCAGGACATGGGAGACAACTGCATCACCCAGTAA
- the CEP85 gene encoding centrosomal protein of 85 kDa isoform X2, which yields MAALEKHPDLRLQQYNPSDPSTSQKSNFLETDWKTPMLSVKFQSRVSRCSSVADSGDGGIGTSCSDSTEDFCNSSNGSSFQPIKTQVTIPTAHVMPSTLGASPSKLCSAGDQSCSQSTSKTAVPGSASEHTGLMRNGDFNAGKSSQVPPRDLLRLYGTSGENGFEQSWHPVSDHMRTEDTWKFDTPAIEHTLNQSLFLDSLCTDPLRRFQKFNPNSGAAEAGKDHYKVLPESKQVAGANGVCEPQDGTWPSGSRLMPTGLQANNFFSKPVNPSSRAWMQEACTLHPHESVCELSAWKQQLEKVRLQIEQMQLQNGGVCHHPSMYSASLPTPDPAQWINILNSNENLLKEKELLIDRQRQHISQLEQKVRESELQVHSALLGCPAPYGDVYMLRMQELQRENTFLRAQFTEKTESLSKEKIELERKLAAAEVDAKLIRESLKETMQKHAEELKKQEERVKGRDKHINNLKKKCQKESEQNRERQQRIETLERYLADLPTLEDHQKQSQKLKESELKSTAMQETVLALETELGDVRAAFREQEMQLETQKHKELELLSTVRSLQDKVQQCVKNAERGPSAQDGERQKIENDSLKKECDCLRKIVDKQQKKMEQLSLQVKNLEEQVAQEEGTSQALKEEAMRRENALQQLRTAVKELSAQNQDLIEKNLTLQERLRQAELITQPLPAETARLTQELHSELASCLQDLQSVYSIVTQRAQGKDPNLSLLLGIRSVQYSTKEKDDLLSPDGLAKKLVEVKQLHKEVEDLRTAISDRYAQDMGDNCITQ from the exons ATGGCTGCTCTTGAGAAACATCCAGACCTGAGACTCCAGCAGTACAATCCATCAG atccCAGCACCAGTCAGAAGAGTAATTTCTTGGAGACTGACTGGAAGACACCTATGTTGTCTGTGAAGTTCCAGAGCCGTGTCAGTCGCTGTTCAAGTGTGGccgacagcggggatgggggCATTGgaacctcctgctcagacagcaCAGAAG ACTTCTGCAATTCCAGTAACGGTTCCTCATTCCAGCCCATCAAAACCCAAGTGACCATCCCAACAGCCCATGTTATGCCTTCTACGTTGGGTGCCTCGCCCTCcaagctgtgctctgcaggagACCAGAGCTGTTCCCAGAGTACTTCAAAAACTGCTGTGCCAGGATCTGCTTCTGAACACACAGGGCTCATGAGAAATGGAGATTTTAATGCCGGGAAGTCTTCTCAGGTGCCACCCAGGGATCTCTTGCGTCTCTACGGGACTTCAGGGGAAAATGGTTTTGAGCAATCCTGGCATCCTGTTTCTGATCACATGAGAACAGAAGATACTTGGAAGTTTGACACCCCTGCCATTGAGCACACCCTTAACCAGTCTCTCTTTCTGGATAGTTTGTGCACTGACCCTCTCCGCAGGTTCCAGAAGTTCAATCCAAACTCTGGGGCAGCTGAGGCAGGAAAGGACCATTATAAGGTGCTGCCAGAGAGTAAGCAAGTGGCAGGGGCTAATGGTGTCTGTGAGCCCCAAGACGGAACATGGCCGAGCGGGAGCAGACTGATGCCAACGGGACTCCAGGCCaacaatttcttttcaaaacctgTAAATCCTTCATCTCGAGCATGGATGCAAGAAGCCTGCACGCTACATCCGCACGAGAGCGTCTGCGAGCTTAGTGCttggaaacagcagctggagaaagtgCGATTGCAAATAGAGCAAATGCAG TTACAAAATGGAGGCGTCTGCCACCATCCCTCAATGTATTCTGCTTCGCTGCCTACACCTGATCCAGCTCAGTGGATCAATATCCTGAACTCCAATGAAAACCTACTCAAGGAGAAAGAGCTCCTCATTGACAG acaaAGACAACACATATCCCAGTTGGAGCAGAAGGTCCGGGAAAGTGAACTGCAGGTTCACAGTGCCCTGCTTGGCTGTCCGGCACCCTATGGAGATGTCTACATGTTGAGAATGCAG gagctgcagcGGGAGAACACGTTTCTTCGAGCACAGTTCACAGAGAAGACTGAATCCCTCAGTAAGGAAAAGATTGAATTGGAGAGAAAActtgctgctgcagaggtggATGCAAAGCTGATCCGGGAGTCACTGAAAGAAACTATGCAGAAACATGCGGAGGAGttaaagaaacaggaagaaagg GTAAAGGGAAGAGACAAACACATTAATAATCTCAAAAAGAAATGCCAGAAGGAATCTGAACAAAACAGGGAGAGACAACAGAGAATCGAGACCCTGGAACGATACCTGGCTGATCTACCAACCCTTGAGGACCACCAGAAACAGAGTCAGAAG CTGAAGGAATCTGAACTGAAGAGTACTGCTATGCAGGAAACAGTGCTGGCACTGGAAACAGAGCTTGGAGATGTCCGGGCTGCTTTCAGGGAGCAAGAGATGCAGCTAGAAACCCAAAAACACAAGGAGCTGGAGCTTCTTTCCACTGTGCGCAG CTTGCAGGACAAGGTGCAGCAGTGTGTAAAGAATGCAGAGAGAGGACCCTCTGCCCAGGATGGGGAGagacagaaaatagaaaatgactCTCTGAAGAAAGAATGCGACTGCCTCAGAAAG ATTGTGGACAAACAGCAGAAGAAGATGGAGCAGTTGTCCTTGCAAGTAAAG AACCTGGAAGAACAGGTGGCCCAGGAAGAGGGGACAAGCCAAGCTTTGAAAGAGGAGGCGATGAGGAGAGAAAATGCACTGCAGCAGCTCCGGACTGCTGTGAAAGAG CTTTCAGCGCAGAACCAGGATCTCATTGAGAAGAACCTGACCCTTCAGGAACGACTGCGGCAGGCAGAGCTAATaacccagcccctgcctgctgaGACAGCCCGCCTCACCCAGGAGTTGCACAGCGAGCTGGCCAGTTGTCTGCAGGATTTGCAGTCTGTCTACAGCATTGTCACTCAGAGGGCTCAGGGCAAGGATCCCAACCTCTCTCTGCTCCTGGGCATTCGCT CTGTTCAGTACTCCACTAAGGAGAAAGATGACTTGCTGAGCCCTGATGGACTTGCAAAGAAACTGGTGGAGGTAAAACAGCTTCACAAAGAGGTGGAGGACTTAAGGACGGCAATATCTGACAGATATGCTCAGGACATGGGAGACAACTGCATCACCCAGTAA
- the CEP85 gene encoding centrosomal protein of 85 kDa isoform X3, which yields MPSTLGASPSKLCSAGDQSCSQSTSKTAVPGSASEHTGLMRNGDFNAGKSSQVPPRDLLRLYGTSGENGFEQSWHPVSDHMRTEDTWKFDTPAIEHTLNQSLFLDSLCTDPLRRFQKFNPNSGAAEAGKDHYKVLPESKQVAGANGVCEPQDGTWPSGSRLMPTGLQANNFFSKPVNPSSRAWMQEACTLHPHESVCELSAWKQQLEKVRLQIEQMQLQNGGVCHHPSMYSASLPTPDPAQWINILNSNENLLKEKELLIDRQRQHISQLEQKVRESELQVHSALLGCPAPYGDVYMLRMQELQRENTFLRAQFTEKTESLSKEKIELERKLAAAEVDAKLIRESLKETMQKHAEELKKQEERVKGRDKHINNLKKKCQKESEQNRERQQRIETLERYLADLPTLEDHQKQSQKLKESELKSTAMQETVLALETELGDVRAAFREQEMQLETQKHKELELLSTVRSLQDKVQQCVKNAERGPSAQDGERQKIENDSLKKECDCLRKIVDKQQKKMEQLSLQVKNLEEQVAQEEGTSQALKEEAMRRENALQQLRTAVKELSAQNQDLIEKNLTLQERLRQAELITQPLPAETARLTQELHSELASCLQDLQSVYSIVTQRAQGKDPNLSLLLGIRSVQYSTKEKDDLLSPDGLAKKLVEVKQLHKEVEDLRTAISDRYAQDMGDNCITQ from the exons ATGCCTTCTACGTTGGGTGCCTCGCCCTCcaagctgtgctctgcaggagACCAGAGCTGTTCCCAGAGTACTTCAAAAACTGCTGTGCCAGGATCTGCTTCTGAACACACAGGGCTCATGAGAAATGGAGATTTTAATGCCGGGAAGTCTTCTCAGGTGCCACCCAGGGATCTCTTGCGTCTCTACGGGACTTCAGGGGAAAATGGTTTTGAGCAATCCTGGCATCCTGTTTCTGATCACATGAGAACAGAAGATACTTGGAAGTTTGACACCCCTGCCATTGAGCACACCCTTAACCAGTCTCTCTTTCTGGATAGTTTGTGCACTGACCCTCTCCGCAGGTTCCAGAAGTTCAATCCAAACTCTGGGGCAGCTGAGGCAGGAAAGGACCATTATAAGGTGCTGCCAGAGAGTAAGCAAGTGGCAGGGGCTAATGGTGTCTGTGAGCCCCAAGACGGAACATGGCCGAGCGGGAGCAGACTGATGCCAACGGGACTCCAGGCCaacaatttcttttcaaaacctgTAAATCCTTCATCTCGAGCATGGATGCAAGAAGCCTGCACGCTACATCCGCACGAGAGCGTCTGCGAGCTTAGTGCttggaaacagcagctggagaaagtgCGATTGCAAATAGAGCAAATGCAG TTACAAAATGGAGGCGTCTGCCACCATCCCTCAATGTATTCTGCTTCGCTGCCTACACCTGATCCAGCTCAGTGGATCAATATCCTGAACTCCAATGAAAACCTACTCAAGGAGAAAGAGCTCCTCATTGACAG acaaAGACAACACATATCCCAGTTGGAGCAGAAGGTCCGGGAAAGTGAACTGCAGGTTCACAGTGCCCTGCTTGGCTGTCCGGCACCCTATGGAGATGTCTACATGTTGAGAATGCAG gagctgcagcGGGAGAACACGTTTCTTCGAGCACAGTTCACAGAGAAGACTGAATCCCTCAGTAAGGAAAAGATTGAATTGGAGAGAAAActtgctgctgcagaggtggATGCAAAGCTGATCCGGGAGTCACTGAAAGAAACTATGCAGAAACATGCGGAGGAGttaaagaaacaggaagaaagg GTAAAGGGAAGAGACAAACACATTAATAATCTCAAAAAGAAATGCCAGAAGGAATCTGAACAAAACAGGGAGAGACAACAGAGAATCGAGACCCTGGAACGATACCTGGCTGATCTACCAACCCTTGAGGACCACCAGAAACAGAGTCAGAAG CTGAAGGAATCTGAACTGAAGAGTACTGCTATGCAGGAAACAGTGCTGGCACTGGAAACAGAGCTTGGAGATGTCCGGGCTGCTTTCAGGGAGCAAGAGATGCAGCTAGAAACCCAAAAACACAAGGAGCTGGAGCTTCTTTCCACTGTGCGCAG CTTGCAGGACAAGGTGCAGCAGTGTGTAAAGAATGCAGAGAGAGGACCCTCTGCCCAGGATGGGGAGagacagaaaatagaaaatgactCTCTGAAGAAAGAATGCGACTGCCTCAGAAAG ATTGTGGACAAACAGCAGAAGAAGATGGAGCAGTTGTCCTTGCAAGTAAAG AACCTGGAAGAACAGGTGGCCCAGGAAGAGGGGACAAGCCAAGCTTTGAAAGAGGAGGCGATGAGGAGAGAAAATGCACTGCAGCAGCTCCGGACTGCTGTGAAAGAG CTTTCAGCGCAGAACCAGGATCTCATTGAGAAGAACCTGACCCTTCAGGAACGACTGCGGCAGGCAGAGCTAATaacccagcccctgcctgctgaGACAGCCCGCCTCACCCAGGAGTTGCACAGCGAGCTGGCCAGTTGTCTGCAGGATTTGCAGTCTGTCTACAGCATTGTCACTCAGAGGGCTCAGGGCAAGGATCCCAACCTCTCTCTGCTCCTGGGCATTCGCT CTGTTCAGTACTCCACTAAGGAGAAAGATGACTTGCTGAGCCCTGATGGACTTGCAAAGAAACTGGTGGAGGTAAAACAGCTTCACAAAGAGGTGGAGGACTTAAGGACGGCAATATCTGACAGATATGCTCAGGACATGGGAGACAACTGCATCACCCAGTAA